The following coding sequences lie in one Pontibacter sp. G13 genomic window:
- a CDS encoding sulfotransferase: MTLALNRKIVYLIGSGRSGTTLMDVAIGNAADVFSCGELNRYPKHKGIPTGVTECSLSGSFWRAFTGRFAEDCDWDRQRNLHWWFEYHLGAIARVFGIQLYPHYSEYKQFVSNLYSEIFDEIDESIIVDSSKYPGRALTVAELDDFEVVFVYIRRDPVSVVNSFSKTTTMQPSKSWLNANLYYFSTNLLAQWTLKKLRRKHRVAEIRYEDILENPVEVLSGIQGQIGVDLSQSIRSVEMGTPWEVGALFEGNRIRVQSHLHLQKDLPEHPPTWKNRATRFFNQWVYPKPSKRNKPATA, from the coding sequence ATGACCCTAGCTTTGAACCGCAAAATCGTGTACCTCATCGGCTCAGGAAGGAGTGGAACCACCTTGATGGATGTGGCGATTGGAAATGCCGCAGACGTCTTTAGCTGTGGAGAGCTGAACCGGTATCCCAAGCATAAGGGAATTCCTACAGGTGTGACGGAGTGCTCCCTCTCTGGAAGTTTCTGGAGAGCCTTTACTGGGCGATTTGCGGAAGATTGTGATTGGGACCGTCAGCGAAATCTGCATTGGTGGTTTGAGTACCATTTGGGGGCGATTGCGCGGGTATTCGGGATTCAGCTCTACCCGCATTACTCCGAATACAAGCAGTTTGTGAGTAATCTCTATTCCGAGATTTTCGATGAAATTGATGAGTCTATCATTGTCGATTCCTCCAAATACCCCGGAAGGGCCTTGACCGTGGCGGAATTGGATGATTTCGAGGTGGTGTTTGTCTACATTCGCAGAGATCCTGTCAGTGTGGTGAATTCATTCTCCAAGACCACCACCATGCAGCCTTCCAAGTCTTGGCTCAACGCCAATCTCTATTATTTCAGCACCAATTTATTGGCACAATGGACCCTCAAGAAACTGCGTAGGAAACACCGGGTGGCAGAGATTCGGTACGAAGATATTCTGGAAAATCCAGTGGAAGTACTTTCTGGAATTCAGGGGCAGATTGGGGTGGATCTTTCGCAATCCATTCGATCGGTAGAAATGGGAACCCCGTGGGAAGTCGGTGCTTTGTTCGAAGGGAATCGCATTAGGGTTCAATCCCACCTACATTTGCAGAAAGATCTGCCGGAGCATCCTCCAACGTGGAAAAATAGGGCTACGAGATTCTTCAATCAATGGGTCTATCCCAAGCCTTCCAAACGCAACAAGCCGGCAACTGCATAA